The Nocardia sp. NBC_01503 sequence GACGCCGCCGACCAGGGTGACCACATCGGCCTCGAACTTCATTCGGGCACCGCGCCCGTAGCCCAGGCGGCGCCGCGCCAATTGCGCCGCAACATCGGCAGAGCTCACCTCGACACCGGCCACCATCCCCTCGAGGATCGTGACGAGAGCAGGGCCATGGGATTCTCCGGCAGTTATCCAGCGCAACACGAGTTACATCTTTCCATGTCAACGAGGCTGCTCGGACACGCGGTCCGCACAGCCCGGCTCTCACCGCGCGGCAACCAGTGCGACCACACTCGCCAGACACATGGCCGGACCGTGCGCGATGGTCCCGAGCGAGCCGGTCGCGACGCCGCGGATCGGTGGTCCCGGGCAGTGTGAATCCCATGGTCGCGGCAGACTGACGAGAGCTGATCGCCGCGCTTCCGCGGGCGGTAGTGGCGCCATGTTCGCCGACTGAGTCGCCCTCGGGGGCAATAGCTTCATTGTGGGCGAGGCAACTACGCGAGTCGCGCCGACCGAAGGCATCAGGGTGTGTGCGACGAGTGTTCCGAACCCCGCGAGCGCGGTCAGTGTGGGTGCGGCAAGGGCCGCCCACACCCAGGTCTGCGCGCCGCCCAGTGCGGTGGCCGCGCCGAGCCCGATGGCGAGTTTCACATCTCCGGCACCGAGCGCGGCGGGCACACAGAGATGCAACAGAAGATAGGGAACCGCCAGGAGTAGCGCCCCGAGCACCGCGGTTGTGCCTCGGCCGGTGTCGAATCCGTAGCCGAGCACCACCGTCGCACCGAGCAGCGTCAGCACGTTCGGCAGTCGATGGGCGCGCAGATCGAAGTAGCTCAGCAGCGCGCACCAGAGCGTCAGGGCGATCAGAGCCGGTGAATCCATACCCTCGAGCCTGCCGCGTGCGCGCCGCGGGCGGGCCGCGCAATCGCGAATTGTGGAGAACCACTTGACATGTGAACAACGGGGCTTCCACCCTCACCCGCCGATATTCGCGTTGCGTGTCGGTGTTGCGGCGTGTCGACGGTAGCTTTGACACATGTCTGTTGATCCCGATCCGGGCGCGCGCCCCGATTACGCGCTGCGCCGGGCCAGCCTGCGGAACCTGCTCGTGGAGAACCGCGTCGATGCGCTACTGGTCACGGATCTGATCAATATCCGCTATCTCACCGGTTTCACCGGCTCCAATGCCGCACTGCTGGTCTATGCCTGGGGCAGCGATGAGGACCGCACGATCATCTGCACCGACGGCCGCTACATCACCCAGGTCGGCGAGCAGGTCCCGGATCTGCGCGCGGAGATCAATCGCGCCAGCGCCCGCCGCGTCCTCGAGATAGCGGGGGAGTGGCAGACCGGCCGCGTCGGCTTCGAGAGCCATATCGTCACCTTCGAACAGCATCGCGCCTTCGGGGCCCAGGCCACCGGCCTCGACCTGGTTCCGGTCTCCGGCCTGGTCGAGCAGTTGCGGATGGTGAAGGACGACTTCGAGGTCGGCCGCCTGCAAGCCGCCTGCGATGCCGCCGATATCGCCCTGGCCGCCCTGCTCGAGCGCGGTGGTCTGCGCCCCGGCCGCACCGAACGCCAGGTGGCCCGCGATCTGGAGTGGCTCATGTTCGAGCACGGCGCGGACGCGATCGCCTTCGAGACCATCGTGGCCGCGGGCGCGAATTCGGCGGTCCCGCACCACCGTCCGACCGAGGCCGTGCTGGCACAGGGCGATTTCGTGAAGCTCGACTTCGGCGCACTGGTCGGCGGCTACCACTCGGATATGACCCGCACCTTCGTGCTGGGTCAGCCCTCGCAGTGGCAGCGCGAGGTATACGACCTGGTCTACGCCGCGCAGCGGGCAGGCCGCGAAGCGCTGGCCCCCGGTGCGTCGACCCGTGCGGTGGACGCGGCCTCGCGCTCGGTGATCGAGGCGGCGGGCTATGGCGAACTCTTCGTACACGGCCTCGGACACGGGGTCGGCCTGCAGATCCATGAAGCGCCCGGAATCGCCAAAACCGGCACGGGTACACTTCTCGATGGCGTGGCGGTGACCGTCGAGCCAGGTGTGTATTTCCCCGGCCGCGGCGGAGTCCGGATCGAGGATACGCTCGTGGTTCGCCAGGGGGGCCCGGAGCTGCTCACCCGCACCAGCAAAGACCTGACCGTCGTCGACTGACGCCGGTTGACCGACAAACAGGAGATCGCAGGACAGTGGCGGACACCAGTGACTTCAAGAACGGCCTCGTGCTGAAGATCGACAATCAGCTGCAGCAGATTGTCGAGTTCCAGCATGTGAAGCCCGGTAAGGGTCCCGCCTTCGTGCGTACCAAGCTGAAGAACGTCGTCTCGGGCAAGGTCGTCGACAAGACCTTCAACGCGGGCGTCAAGGTCGAGACCGCGACCGTCGACCGTCGCGATATGACCTACCTGTACCACGACGGTTCGGACTTCATCTTCATGGATGGCGAGACCTACGACCAGATTCACCTGCAGGAAGCCACCATCGGCAAGAACGCCGGCTTCCTGTTGGAGAACATGCAGGTGCAGATCGCCATGCACGAGGGCGAGGCGCTCTTCGTCGAACTTCCCGTCGCCATCGACGTCATCGTCACCCACACCGAGCCGGGCCTGCAGGGCGACCGCTCCAGCGCGGGCACCAAGCCCGCCACCGTGGAGACCGGCGCCGAGATCCAGGTGCCGCTGTTCATCAATCAGGGTGACAAGCTGCGCGTGGACACCCGCGACGGTTCCTACATCAGCCGCGTCAACTCCTGACGCGCGGATAATGGTGACCGTGGCCAACCAGCCCCCGGACAAGAAGTCCGCAGGTTTCAAGAAGCTCGGCGCGCGACACAAGGCGCGCCGGCGAGCGGTGGATCTGCTCTTCGAGGCAGAGGCCCGCGATATCGACCCCGCGGAGTTGCTGTCGGATCGCGTCTCGCTCTCGGTGCGCGACGATTCGGTGGCCCCGGTGAATCCGTACACCCGTGTCCTGGTCGAAGGCGTCGCCGACGATCTGGATCGCGTGGACGGCACCATCGAGTCCTATCTGCAGGATTGGGCGCTGTCCCGGCTGCCCGCCGTGGACCGTGCGATCCTGCGCGTCGCGGTGTGGGAGTTGTTCCACGCCAACGATGTTCCGCCCGTGGTGGCGGTGGATGAGGCGGTCGAGCTCGCCAAGGAGCTCTCCACCGATGATTCCCCTTCGTTCATCAATGGTGTGCTCGGCCAGGTGGTGCAGGTGGCACCGCAGGTCCGGGCGGCCGCGGCGGCGACTCGCGCGCCGCGTGGCGACGACAAGTAAGTAAGGAGAGGCGCAGGGTGCGCAAGTACTTGGTGCTGGCAATACGCACCCCGCGCTTCGACCCGAGTGTGGCGCGGCCGCACAAGGATTGGCTCGACGGCGTCCGCTCCCGCGGACAGCTGGTCGAGACCGGCAAGTTCACCGATAACAGCGGCGGGGCCTACGTGATTCTGGCCGAAAACCTCGACGCCGCACGGGATCTGGTCCACACCGATCCCATTCACACCACCGGCGCCTCGGAACTAACCGTCTACGAGTGGGAAATCACCGGCTAGGTCTTCCCCCGCCACCGGTGTGCATGGCTTTCCTTGTCACCGGTGTGCATGTCCTTCCTCGTCATCCCGGTATGCGTTCGGCCGGGATGCGCCCTCCGCGAACTAAGTCGCGTTCGCATCCAATTCGCTGAGCCGATTCGCGATACCCGCGCGGCTGGTCAGCCCGAGTTTGCGCAGGATGCGGCTGAGGTGATCCTCGACGGTGCGCGGGCTCAGGAACAGTTGTGCGGCAATCTCCTTGTTGGTGCACCCGCGTGCCGCCAGGCCCGCGACTTCGCGTTCGCGCTCGGTCAATGCCATTGCCCCGCTGACGCTCTGCCGTCCGGCGAGTTGCCGCTGCGCCGCCAGCGCCTCGCTCAACAGCTCCTGTGTTCCGGCGCGGGTGAATTCCGCTCGCGCCATGGCGATCAGGGTGGTGGCGCGGGTGAAGTCGCCGCGTAAACCCGCCAGCCGGGCGGCGATGAGCTGGGCCTGTGCACGCTGGATGGGCATCTCGGCTACCTCATAGCCGTCGACAGCGGCCTGTACCGCGATCTCGGCGCGGTCGAGATCGCCTCGGGCGGCGGCGTATTCGGCGCGGGCATGAGCGGCGGCCGCGAGCTGTCCGGGCAGTCCGAGTTCCAGGGCGGCCGCCTCGGCGCGGTCGACCAGTGTGCCCGCGGTATCGATATCGCCCTTGATGAGCAGTACCTGGGCATACACGCCGACCTCCGTCGGGCGCATGGGATGGGTCCGATCCGGTTGCGCCGCCGCCGGTTCGGCCTCGGCGATCCCGAGCCGGGCACCGATCTCGTTCAGCGCCGCCTCGACGACCGCCCGCCACCAGCGCATGACCGGCCGCGGCATAGCGTCGACGGTGCGCCACCACTCCAGCACCTCGGAGCGCGGTGAGGTCGTATGCAGCACCCGTAGTTTGATCGCGCCCGCGAGCGGCAGAATCCCGGGATACCCGTACAGTTCGGCGCATTCGGCGGCATCCTCGGCCGCTGCCAGGGCCTCCTCGTATCTGCCGAGCTTGGCCAGCGAATACGCCTGCACCGTATACAGTTCCGGCAGGATGAAGCTTCGCCCGAACCGCCGGGTCACTCGCACGGCCCGCTCGATATGCGCGATTCCGGTGCGCTGATCGTCCAGGAAGTACGCCATCCACCCCAGCGCCGCCACCACGTGCGCGCTGTCCAGCAGCTGGGTATCGGTGAGCCGCGCGAACTCTCGTTCCGCCGCTTGATAGTTCGCCGTGGCCCCCGCCATATCCAGCTCGGTGAGCTGCCCCATACTCCACAGCGTCAGGGCGGCCGCGAGAATCGCGGGCTCCCGAATCGCCTCGGACCCGAACAGCGCCCGCACCCGAGCCCCACCCTCGAACTCCCGATTGTCCTGCAATTCGAGTATCGCCAATTCCAGCTGTACCGGCCCATTCCCGGCGATATCGGGCCGATCCACCAACGCCGCCAGCCGATTCCGCGCCGTATCGACATTCCCGAGTATCCGCTCACACCGCGCACACAACAGCACCGCGTCCTGCTGCCGCGGCCCCGCCTGCGCCGCAACCGGTTCGAGCGTATCCCGAGCCTGCTCCACCGCCCCCGACAGCAACAGCGCCCGCCCCAACAGGTGTCGAGCCCCAACCTCCGCGCTTTCACCGGGGCCCAGGAGATCGAGGTCGGTTGTCTCGTTGCCGGGCCCGGCCGCCAGTGCGGCGGTGATCCAGCGGGCGCTGGTGGCCGGGGCGGTGGGCAGGGCCAGTTCGGCGGCGTGGATGAGTTCGGTGGCGGCGAGGTCGTCGCGGCCACGCAACGCGTGTTCGAGATGTCTTGCGCGGGTGAGCAATGGGGCATCGGCCGCGCGGAGGGTGCGGGCGGCGCGGGCGTGGGCGCCTGCTCGCCAGCCGGGGCCGCCCAGTCGGTAGGCGGCGGTGCGAATGAGTGGGTGTCGGAAGGTGACGGTGCCGCCGGTGATACTGAGCCAGCCGCGCCGAGCCAGGTCGTCCAGTGCGGCGGTCAGCTCGGGGTGCGTCAATTCCGCGGTGGCGCACAGAAGTTCGGCGTCGGCGGTGGAGCCGCAGACGGCCACGGCCTGAGCGGCGAGTCGTTCGTGTCGGGGGAGATGGGTCAGTTCGGCGCGGATGGTGCGGTCCAGTGCGGAGCTGTCGGATGTGGCGGGTCCGTCCTCGGTCACCGCCGCCTCGAATTCGCCCGGGGTGAGTTCTGCGAGCAGCAGCAGATAGAGCGGATTGCCGTGTGCCGCGGTCAGTAACCGCTCGCGGCGGCCCGACGGTAGGTCCGGCAGTAGTGCCGCGGCGTCATCGGTGGACAGCGGTGGCACCGGCAGATGGAAACTCGACGCATCACGCAAGGCCGGTCCGACCGCGTCCGGAAACTGTCCTTC is a genomic window containing:
- the efp gene encoding elongation factor P, whose amino-acid sequence is MADTSDFKNGLVLKIDNQLQQIVEFQHVKPGKGPAFVRTKLKNVVSGKVVDKTFNAGVKVETATVDRRDMTYLYHDGSDFIFMDGETYDQIHLQEATIGKNAGFLLENMQVQIAMHEGEALFVELPVAIDVIVTHTEPGLQGDRSSAGTKPATVETGAEIQVPLFINQGDKLRVDTRDGSYISRVNS
- the nusB gene encoding transcription antitermination factor NusB; translation: MANQPPDKKSAGFKKLGARHKARRRAVDLLFEAEARDIDPAELLSDRVSLSVRDDSVAPVNPYTRVLVEGVADDLDRVDGTIESYLQDWALSRLPAVDRAILRVAVWELFHANDVPPVVAVDEAVELAKELSTDDSPSFINGVLGQVVQVAPQVRAAAAATRAPRGDDK
- a CDS encoding YciI family protein, producing the protein MRKYLVLAIRTPRFDPSVARPHKDWLDGVRSRGQLVETGKFTDNSGGAYVILAENLDAARDLVHTDPIHTTGASELTVYEWEITG
- a CDS encoding M24 family metallopeptidase — protein: MSVDPDPGARPDYALRRASLRNLLVENRVDALLVTDLINIRYLTGFTGSNAALLVYAWGSDEDRTIICTDGRYITQVGEQVPDLRAEINRASARRVLEIAGEWQTGRVGFESHIVTFEQHRAFGAQATGLDLVPVSGLVEQLRMVKDDFEVGRLQAACDAADIALAALLERGGLRPGRTERQVARDLEWLMFEHGADAIAFETIVAAGANSAVPHHRPTEAVLAQGDFVKLDFGALVGGYHSDMTRTFVLGQPSQWQREVYDLVYAAQRAGREALAPGASTRAVDAASRSVIEAAGYGELFVHGLGHGVGLQIHEAPGIAKTGTGTLLDGVAVTVEPGVYFPGRGGVRIEDTLVVRQGGPELLTRTSKDLTVVD
- a CDS encoding LuxR C-terminal-related transcriptional regulator, which produces MNAFVGRVHELTSLDAQCHAPGGPWVFLVEGPAGIGKSRLLGEFARREQDRAAAGMRVVAVPATEFEQSSPLQLVHDILDRLAELDRLDRGAAQGRGNQALREPGLDSNPGAPVEAFGAMTSGITTEDEAFGADNADSDADPRALARNLRQRLAVESTLLVIDDAHWADAASLRVLGLLIRQRPDNLRLVLAYREGQFPDAVGPALRDASSFHLPVPPLSTDDAAALLPDLPSGRRERLLTAAHGNPLYLLLLAELTPGEFEAAVTEDGPATSDSSALDRTIRAELTHLPRHERLAAQAVAVCGSTADAELLCATAELTHPELTAALDDLARRGWLSITGGTVTFRHPLIRTAAYRLGGPGWRAGAHARAARTLRAADAPLLTRARHLEHALRGRDDLAATELIHAAELALPTAPATSARWITAALAAGPGNETTDLDLLGPGESAEVGARHLLGRALLLSGAVEQARDTLEPVAAQAGPRQQDAVLLCARCERILGNVDTARNRLAALVDRPDIAGNGPVQLELAILELQDNREFEGGARVRALFGSEAIREPAILAAALTLWSMGQLTELDMAGATANYQAAEREFARLTDTQLLDSAHVVAALGWMAYFLDDQRTGIAHIERAVRVTRRFGRSFILPELYTVQAYSLAKLGRYEEALAAAEDAAECAELYGYPGILPLAGAIKLRVLHTTSPRSEVLEWWRTVDAMPRPVMRWWRAVVEAALNEIGARLGIAEAEPAAAQPDRTHPMRPTEVGVYAQVLLIKGDIDTAGTLVDRAEAAALELGLPGQLAAAAHARAEYAAARGDLDRAEIAVQAAVDGYEVAEMPIQRAQAQLIAARLAGLRGDFTRATTLIAMARAEFTRAGTQELLSEALAAQRQLAGRQSVSGAMALTEREREVAGLAARGCTNKEIAAQLFLSPRTVEDHLSRILRKLGLTSRAGIANRLSELDANAT
- a CDS encoding A24 family peptidase, translated to MDSPALIALTLWCALLSYFDLRAHRLPNVLTLLGATVVLGYGFDTGRGTTAVLGALLLAVPYLLLHLCVPAALGAGDVKLAIGLGAATALGGAQTWVWAALAAPTLTALAGFGTLVAHTLMPSVGATRVVASPTMKLLPPRATQSANMAPLPPAEARRSALVSLPRPWDSHCPGPPIRGVATGSLGTIAHGPAMCLASVVALVAAR